In Bos mutus isolate GX-2022 chromosome 2, NWIPB_WYAK_1.1, whole genome shotgun sequence, one DNA window encodes the following:
- the INHA gene encoding inhibin alpha chain — protein MWLQLLLLLLAPQGGHGCHGPELDRELVLAKVRALFLDALGPPPVTGEGGDPGVRRLHRRHAVGGFMRRGSEPEDQDVSQAILFPAAGASCGDEPDAGEAEEGLFTYVFQPSQHTRSRQVTSAQLWFHTGLDRQETAAANSSEPLLSLLVLTSGGPMPVPMSLGQAPPRWAVLHLATSAFPLLTHPVLALLLRCPLCSCSTRPEATPFLVAHTRAKPPSGGERARRSTPPLPWPWSPAALRLLQRPPEEPAAHADCHRAALNISFQELGWDRWIVHPPSFIFYYCHGGCGLSPPQDLPLPVPGVPPTPVQPLSLVPGAQPCCAALPGTMRPLHVRTTSDGGYSFKYEMVPNLLTQHCACI, from the exons ATGTGGCTTCAGCTGCTCCTCTTGCTGCTGGCCCCTCAGGGCGGGCATGGCTGTCATGGGCCGGAGCTGGACCGGGAACTTGTCCTGGCCAAGGTGAGGGCCCTGTTTCTGGATGCCTTGGGGCCCCCGCCGGTGACTGGGGAAGGTGGAGATCCTGGAGTCAGGCGTCTGCACCGAAGGCATGCCGTGGGGGGCTTCATGCGCAGGGGCTCTGAGCCCGAGGACCAAGATGTCTCCCAGGCCATCCTTTTTCCGGCTGCAG GTGCCAGCTGCGGGGATGAGCCAGATGCTGGAGAGGCTGAGGAGGGCCTCTTCACCTATGTGTTCCAGCCATCCCAGCACACACGCAGCCGCCAGGTGACTTCGGCCCAGCTGTGGTTCCACACAGGACTGGACAGACAGGAGACCGCTGCCGCCAACAGCTCTGAGCCCCTGCTCAGCCTGCTGGTACTGACATCCGGGGGTCCCATGCCTGTGCCTATGTCGCTGGGCCAGGCCCCCCCTCGCTGGGCTGTCCTGCACCTGGCCACCTCCGCCTTCCCTCTGCTGACCCATCCTGTCCTGGCGCTCCTGCTGCGTTGTCCTCTCTGTTCCTGCTCCACTCGGCCCGAAGCCACCCCCTTCCTGGTGGCCCACACACGGGCCAAGCCGCCCAGTGGAGGGGAGAGGGCTCGGCGCTCCACGCCCCCACTGCCCTGGCCTTGGTCTCCCGCTGCGCTGCGCCTGCTGCAGAGGCCTCCAGAGGAGCCCGCCGCCCATGCCGACTGCCACAGAGCCGCCCTCAATATCTCCTTCCAGGAGCTGGGCTGGGACCGGTGGATAGTGCACCCTCCCAGTTTCATCTTCTACTACTGTCATGGGGGGTGTGGGCTGTCCCCCCCACAGGACCTGCCCCTGCCGGTCCCCGGGGTGCCTCCTACCCCTGTCCAGCCCCTCTCTCTGGTCCCAGGGGCCCAGCCCTGTTGCGCTGCCCTCCCGGGAACCATGAGGCCCCTACACGTCCGCACCACCTCGGATGGAGGTTACTCTTTTAAGTATGAGATGGTGCCCAACCTTCTCACCCAGCACTGTGCTTGCATCTAA
- the OBSL1 gene encoding obscurin-like protein 1 isoform X5, producing the protein MKAGSGDQGSPPCFLRFPRPVRVVSGAEAELKCVVLGEPPPTVVWEKGGQQLAASDRLSFPVDGAEHCLLLSGALPTDAGVYVCRARNSAGEAYAAAAVTVLEPPAHEPEPQLAERPLPPPGAGEGAPVFLTGPRSQWVLRGAEVVLECQVGGLPAPTLYWEKDGMALDEVWDSSHFSLEPGRAGAGAGASLALRILAARLPDSGVYVCHARNAHGHARAGALLQVQQTPESPPEDPDEAPTPVVEPLKCAPKTFWVNEGKHAKFRCYVMGKPEPEIEWHWEGRPLLPDRRRLMYRDRDGGFVLKVLYCQAKDRGLYVCAARNSAGQTLSAVQLHVKEPRLRFSRPLQDVEGREHGIAVLECKVPNSRIPTAWFREDQRLLPCRKYEQIEEGTVRRLIIHRLKADDDGVYLCEMRGRVRTVANVTVKGPILKRLPRKLDVFEGENAVLLVETREAGVEGRWSRDGEDLPATCQSSSGHMHALVLPGVTREDAGEVTFSLGNSRTTTLLRVKCIKHNPPGPPVLAEMFKGHRNTVLLTWKPPDPTPETPFIYRLERQEVGSEDWVQCFSIEKAGAVEVPGDCVPTEGDYRFRVCTVSEHGRSPHVVFHGSAHLVPTARLVAGLEEVQVYDGEDAVFSLDLSTVIQGTWFLNGEELKSNEPEGQVGPGPLRYRVEQHGLQHRLILQAVRHQDSGALIGFSCPGVQDSAALTIQESPVHILSPQDKVSLTFTTSDRVVLTCELSRVDFPASWYKDGQQVEESESLVVKMDGRKHRLILPEAQVQDSGEFECRTEGISAFFSVTVQDPPVHIVAPREHVFVHAITSECVMLTCEVDREDAPVHWFKDGQEVEESDFVLLESEGPHRRLVLPSAQPSVGGEFQCVAGNERAYFTVTITDVSSWIVYPSGKVYVAAVRLERVVLTCELCRPWAEVRWTKDGEEVVESPALLLQKEDTVRRLVLPAVQLEDSGEYLCEIDDESASFTVTVTESYQSQDSSNNNPELCILLKKPKTRRLWSRFPPWRRTAGAE; encoded by the exons ATGAAGGCGGGCTCGGGGGATCAGGGGAGCCCCCCGTGCTTCCTGCGCTTCCCGCGGCCCGTGCGGGTGGTAAGTGGCGCGGAGGCCGAGCTCAAGTGCGTGGTGCTGGGGGAGCCGCCGCCCACTGTCGTGTGGGAGAAGGGCGGGCAGCAGCTGGCGGCCTCCGATCGCCTGAGCTTCCCGGTGGACGGCGCCGAGCACTGCCTGCTGCTGAGCGGCGCGCTGCCCACCGACGCTGGGGTCTACGTGTGCCGCGCCCGCAACTCGGCCGGAGAGGCCTACGCGGCGGCTGCCGTCACCGTGCTGGAGCCGCCGGCCCACGAGCCCGAGCCCCAGCTCGCCGAGCGCCCGCTGCCGCCGCCCGGAGCCGGAGAGGGCGCCCCGGTGTTCCTGACGGGGCCCCGGTCCCAGTGGGTGCTGCGGGGGGCGGAGGTGGTGCTGGAGTGCCAGGTGGGGGGCCTCCCCGCGCCCACGCTCTACTGGGAGAAGGATGGGATGGCGCTGGACGAAGTGTGGGACAGCAGCCACTTCTCCCTCGAGCCGGGCCgcgcgggcgcgggcgcgggcgcgAGCCTGGCGCTTCGCATCCTGGCGGCTCGGCTGCCCGACTCGGGCGTCTACGTGTGCCACGCCCGCAACGCGCACGGCCACGCGCGGGCCGGGGCGTTGCTGCAGGTGCAGCAGACCCCCGAGAGCCCGCCCGAGGACCCCGACGAGGCCCCCACGCCCGTGGTGGAGCCGCTTAAGTGCGCGCCCAAGACCTTCTGGGTGAACGAGGGCAAGCACGCAAAGTTCCGCTGCTACGTGATGGGCAAGCCGGAGCCAGAAATTGAATGGCACTGGGAGGGCCGCCCGCTGCTCCCCGATCGCCGCCGCCTCATGTACCGCGACCGAGACGGCGGCTTTGTGCTCAAGGTGCTGTACTGCCAGGCCAAGGACCGTGGGCTCTACGTGTGCGCCGCGCGCAATTCGGCGGGCCAGACGCTCAGTGCGGTGCAGCTGCACGTGAAAG AGCCCCGCCTCCGCTTCTCTAGGCCGCTGCAGGACGTGGAGGGCCGAGAGCATGGAATTGCGGTGCTGGAGTGTAAAGTCCCCAACTCTCGCATTCCCACTGCCTGGTTCCGCGAGGACCAGCGACTACTGCCCTGCCGCAAGTATGAGCAAATCGAGGAGGGCACGGTCCGCCGCCTCATCATCCACAGGCTGAAGGCGGACGACGACGGCGTCTACCTGTGCGAGATGCGCGGCCGTGTGCGCACCGTGGCCAACGTGACAGTCAAAG GGCCCATCCTGAAGCGGCTGCCCCGGAAGCTCGACGTTTTTGAGGGCGAAAACGCGGTGCTGCTGGTGGAGACACGCGAGGCTGGGGTGGAGGGACGCTGGAGTCGCGACGGAGAGGACCTGCCGGCCACCTGCCAGAGCAGCTCGGGCCACATGCACGCCCTGGTCCTTCCAGGGGTCACCCGAGAAGATGCTGGGGAGGTCACCTTCAGTCTGGGCAACTCCCGGACCACCACTCTGCTTAGAGTCAAAT GCATCAAGCACAATCCCCCAGGACCCCCGGTGTTGGCTGAGATGTTCAAGGGCCACAGGAACACGGTCCTGCTCACCTGGAAGCCTCCAGACCCCACCCCCGAGACCCCCTTCATCTACCGGCTGGAGCGGCAGGAGGTGGGCTCGGAAGACTGGGTACAGTGCTTCAGCATTGAGAAAGCTGGGGCCGTGGAGGTGCCCGGGGACTGCGTGCCGACCGAGGGTGACTACCGCTTCCGAGTCTGCACCGTCAGTGAACACGGCCGCAGCCCGCACGTGGTGTTCCATGGGTCTGCTCACCTGG TGCCCACAGCTCGCCTGGTGGCTGGTCTGGAGGAGGTGCAGGTGTATGATGGGGAAGACGCCGTCTTCTCCCTGGATCTCTCCACCGTCATCCAGGGCACCTGGTTCCTTAACGGGGAGGAGCTCAAGAGTAACGAGCCAGAGGGCCAGGTGGGGCCGGGGCCCCTGCGGTACCGGGTGGAACAGCATGGCCTGCAGCACAGGCTCATCCTGCAGGCCGTCCGGCATCAGGACAGTGGGGCCCTGATCGGCTTCAGCTGCCCAGGTGTGCAGGACTCAGCTGCCCTCACCATCCAAG AGAGTCCCGTGCACATCCTGAGCCCCCAGGACAAGGTGTCGCTGACCTTTACAACCTCCGATCGGGTGGTACTGACCTGTGAGCTCTCCCGGGTGGACTTCCCAGCGAGCTGGTACAAGGATGGGCAGCAGGTGGAGGAGAGCGAGTCACTGGTGGTGAAGATGGACGGGCGCAAACACCGCCTGATCCTGCCCGAGGCCCAGGTCCAGGACAGCGGCGAGTTCGAGTGCAGGACAGAAGGCATCTCAGCCTTCTTCAGCGTCACCGTCCAAG ACCCCCCAGTGCACATCGTGGCCCCCCGGGAGCATGTGTTTGTGCACGCCATAACCTCTGAGTGTGTCATGCTGACCTGTGAGGTGGACCGGGAGGACGCTCCCGTGCACTGGTTCAAGGACGGACAGGAGGTGGAGGAGAGTGACTTCGTGCTGCTGGAGAGTGAAGGGCCCCACCGCCGCCTCGTGCTGCCCTCCGCCCAGCCTTCCGTCGGGGGCGAGTTCCAGTGCGTCGCTGGCAACGAGCGCGCCTACTTCACCGTGACCATCACAG ACGTCTCCTCGTGGATCGTGTACCCCAGCGGCAAGGTGTACGTGGCGGCCGTGCGCCTGGAGCGCGTGGTGCTGACCTGCGAGCTGTGCCGGCCCTGGGCCGAGGTGCGCTGGACCAAGGATGGCGAGGAGGTGGTGGAGAGTCCCGCGCTGCTCCTACAGAAGGAGGACACAGTGCGCCGCCTGGTGCTGCCCGCCGTTCAGCTGGAGGACTCGGGCGAGTACTTGTGTGAAATCGATGACGAATCCGCCTCATTCACGGTCACCGTCACAG AGTCATACCAAAGTCAGGACAGTTCCAATAACAACCCGGAGTTATGCATCCTCTTGAAAAAGCCGAAGACCCGGCGCCTCTGGTCCCGCTTCCCCCCTTGGCGACGAACAGCTGGCGCTGAGTAG